The DNA window ATATTATACCGGTAGGGTGTATCCTTGCATTTATGCTTCTGGCCGTAATTGGGATTATGTGTGATGGCAGTCGGGGTCTTCAACGTATGCTGTCAGATTCCATTCATCAGACATTAAATGAGACGGCGGGACAGCAGACCTTTAATCTTCATCAGAAGATAGAAGCAGATATCAGCGCGCTGAATAATATTGCCTTGCAGCTGGAAAAACTCCCACAAAAGGAATTAGATTCCTATTTGGATCAGGTTATACAAAATACAGGGTTCAGTGTTCTTGCGCAAGTAGGTACAGATGGTGTTGGAATTGATAATAAAGGAAACAAGCTGGAGGTTTTTGACGATGCCCTCTTTCGACAGGTCATGAAGGGAGAAACTGTAGTTGGCGATGTGGAGGACTCTCTTTTTGCAGATAAAACAGTTATCCCTGTTATGGTTCCTGTTATACCAGATGACGCGGGGACGCCAATCGCTGTCCTGATTGGAGGTTATACTCCTCAAAAATTGAATAACCTTTTCCTCCCTTCCTTCGATGGAAAAGGGGTAACCTACATGGTCAGTATGTCTGGCAGCGTAGTTCTCCCAACGGATGATACCGGCAGCCAGGACGTCCCGTTTGAAAATGCAAGGGATTATATGAAGGTGATAAAAGGAAGCAATCAGGAATGCGTGTTGTCGGATATCCAGCAGGGAAAATCCGGGCATATGGTATTTGATATAAACGGAATAAGATGGCACTGCCACTACAATCCGGTAGGATATGGCGGCTGGTACATATTCACCCTGTTACGCCATGACATTGGAACGGCCTATGCCACGGAAATCACCTCCAGGCTTACAGCCGCATCGGGGCTGGTTCTTATTTGCTTGCTGGTTTGCGGGCTGCTGATTATGCGGCAGCAGAGAAGACATATGGCTATTCTGGAGAAAGTGGCGTATTATGATGAGTTGTGTAAATGTCCCAATCTTTCCAGGTTTAAGCTGGATGTCCAGAAATTCATAGATGACCATCCGGAAGATATGGTTTTAATGACCAAATTTGATATCAGGGGATTTAAACTTCTTAATAAAATATTAGGGGAAGATGTTGGAAATACGGTTCTTATAACGATTGCCGCCACTTTAGAGCAGGAAAGAAAAATCAAATGTTATTGCAGGGCTCACGATGATGAATTTTATGTATTTTTATGCTGCCCTACTCCAGAAGAACTGGATATAGCCAGGGCAAATGTCTGGAATCAATTTTTTGAGCACATGGGAACGGGGTTTTCATATCCGATAGAGGTAATAGAAGGCCGTTATTTTATGTCGTTTGATAACTGCAGGAGTGCAGTTGAGGCCGTGGAAAAAACAAATATAGCCCATGGCAAAGCAAAAGAACTCGGGGAAAAAGTCTGTACATATGATGAGGAGCTTGTCAAGCAGGCATTATGGAAACAGCAGGTTGAACATCAACTGGATGCCGCGCTTGAAAATGGTGAATTCAAGATCTATTTACAGGCTCAGTATAGTCTGAGTGATGAAAAGCTGGCCTCGGCAGAGGCACTGGTACGCTGGGAAAAGGAGGGGATTTTAATTCCTCCGAACGATTTTATTCCTATCCTGGAGCAGAAGGGCCTGATTACAAAACTGGATTTCTATGTATTTGAACAGGTGTGCAGGGTGATGCAAAAATGGGAGAATGAAGGAAGACCCCCAATAGAAATTGCAGTGAATTTTTCCCGCAGGCACCTGGAAAATTTGGATTTTATTCAGGACTTATGCGGTCTGGCGGATCAATATGGAATCCAGCATCACTTATTGGTTGTTGAGCTGACGGAAACTGCCATGTGGGATAATGAGAAAATCATAATCCAAATGGTTGAGCAGCTTCATAAAAATGGATTTCTGATGGCAATGGACGACTTTGGCACAGGTTATTCTTCCTTAAGCCTGCTGAAAAACCTGCCGGTAGATATCATGAAAATAGACAGAAGCTTCTTTTCTGATAATCAATATAGGGACCGGGCCAGGATATTGATTTCTAATGTCATGAACATGGCAAAGCAACTGGGGATGGTTACGGTGGCAGAAGGGATAGAGGAGAAAAGGCATATTGAGTTTCTGCGGCAGGTGAGCTGTGATAAAGTGCAGGGTTACTATTTTGCGAGGCCGGTTCCTGCTGAAAGCTTCTGGACAGGAATGGAGGAAGATGCGGAAAAGGGAAAATAACATGCTGTTTCTGCCGGCGGCAGCGCGATTGTCCATGAATATTGCCACATCCACAGCCTTGGCAGGCCATGACGCAGCGATTTTGTTCAAATTGAATTTAAAGGAATCAAATGAAAATGAGAACTTACAAAATAGATGCTTTTATTTCCCAAAGTAATAGTCAACGCTACATAACAAGATTTGGTGGACAGCCAGATTGGATTGCAGTCCCCCATTGGCCAGTTAGTCTTCCATGGGATAATCGTCCATTAAAATTTATAGGACAGATACGATTAAATGATTTTTATGAAGAGTTGAAAGATTTGACTTTAGCATATATTTTTATGACACAGCCGGAAGATGAGGCTGACCCATTTTTTGACCCAGACATAATTTATCCTGATGAGGGAGAAAATGCAATCATCATTCAACCTAATGGAAAAATCCCGGAATATATTCATACAGAAAATTTTTGTGTTGGTCCAACAGTTGATAGCGAGGCTATATGGATTCCCCAAATAACGGAAAACGAAGAGATATCCACCACGGAATTCAAACAAATAGATGTAGATAAATTTTGCGGTATCCCCGCTTTTTTTCAAAATAGTAAAGTTGAATCCGATAACATTCTATTATTGCAGCTACATACAAATTGGTTGCCATTTTATATAAACGCTGGAGGTGCACCAACAATGTTTACATTTATCAATGGCAAGAAAGATGGGGGCTTTATTCTGATTGAAGACATGTAACACCTACAATACCAATTTACTGAATGATATGGGCAAATGTAACAGATTATGAGAATAGGGTACAGTACGCATTGTTGGTTATAAGGCGTACCCGTTAAGTTGGAGGAAAAATATAGCTATGGGAAATTATGGTGACCTATGGAATGATTACGCTATTGCTACTGTTTGAAAACTGAGCGAACTAAATGGAGACTGGAGCAAATTGGACAATGATGAACAGGAAATAGCCGCTTTATGGAAATTATAAGTTGATATATATAACAGAGGATTTATACAGTTCTTTTGCAACTGGGGATATGAATGCTTTTGCTATGCAATGCGTGGCTTAAAACGTATTGGCGATGATAGTCTTTATGAACTACTGAATGATCAGTATTATGATGTTTTAGAAAAATTCAAAGAAGATTCCCGCTTGTCCTGTTCCTTGTATGATCCTGATGTTCATGGCTAGCATGATTTTGAACATGAAATATGGAAATTAGGACCTTGTAAATTTGAATTTGATAAGGAGAAAATTGGCATATGAAGTTTAATGAAAAAGACCTTCATTTATTGATAGATGGAATGGGTATTGTGTTTTACTCACCTGAAACAAATAAAAATATTCCTGAAGGTTGTAATTTCTTTGAAGAAGAATATTCAAATCCGGAGGATGTGGCAGAGCATATCAAGAAGGGCGATGTAGTAGGTTTCTGTACGGGAAGTAGTGGCGAGTTCATACTCAAGTTCAGAGAGGGCTACCCGGAAGAAAAATTAATGGCGGAATATCCTGTTATAATTCGCTTAGGTATTGATATTCAAGATGAAAAGTTATGCGTAATTGACTTGTTCTGGTTGATGGAGTGGGAAGCAGAGTGTCCTACAGAACAAATTGTCCCTATAGATACAGGATATTATCACATAACATTATGTACAAGGAAACCTGATTCGGGAATTTGGGGCAATCAGCAGACTATATTTGTGTATTTGAACAGATTGGATTCCATGCCGGAATTGGCATGGCCTGGTGTGCCTATGCTGCTTCCACAGTGATTAATTGGCTGCGCAACTCCCAGTTTATCGGACGGAAAATTTAAATTTGGAGGAATAAATTACGATTACAATAAATGAAGTCAAACAGATCATTAGTAAATTATCTTGGAAAAATATATCAGGTTCAGACGATGATCTGATCGACGATATATCTTGCATTATATATAGAAATGATGTATTTGATTGTGGCGATACGACTATAAACAGCAGACATACAGATATAGAATTTTCGTTTGGTGAACATTGCGAAATACATGAAAATTCCCCTGCATTTCAGTTTATTTGTTCCCTATGCGATAGAGGGAAGGAAAACAAAGTTGATTGAGTATTTAAAATTGATAGAGGAATATATGGAAAAATCAAACGTACTACTTGGGCAACTTTGTAGCATTCTTCAAGTTGCCCAGGATGAAAAATTGTTTAGCAGCTTAATTGATATGCAGACAGAGCTTCATTCTGTTCTCATAGATAAAAAATGGAAAGTGCGAATGCATGGGGAAGATATTGCCTTTATAAGTGATTCAAGCAAGTTTGAAATTAACCTTATAGATAATCGTATTGTCACTATGAGTTTCTTCCATTGCTATCTCCAAAGTAACGGGGAATGTGATATTAATAGGACAAAGCGCTTCTTTAGGGATTTAGTCAAGCAGGGCTACGCAGTTCAAATTGAACCTCACAGCGGATACCAATATTTAATAACGCTATAAGTATGAAGTTTTTTATAGCACACCAAGTGAGAATAACCTCCAATGCTACAATTCCAGCTTGTCGGGTAGAAAATTTGAAGTTGCTGAGGAGATAGTGCTTGAAAAATCCGAAAACCAGAGGTCAAAAAAGAAAGCTAAATAGATTATTAAATGATATCAATAAAATTCAACTATCATTTGACTGTGTAGGAGAATATGAACATTATCATGTACCTTGTGGATGGTGGATTTCAGAACGTAAAACAAGCAGTACAGTAAAAACTGAATTCTGTAAAAAGTGGCTGGATAAAACACAAGAAATAATAAATTCCAAACCTCAAAATGATAAGTTTTGTAGAATTGTTGCTGATATAACAAGTCCTGATTTTTGGAATTCTCAAATTTCCCCGCAAGGTGGTTTTATCTGATAAAAGACAATTTGAGTTAGGAAAAGGAGAATCATAAATTATGAGAACAGCCCAGATGGAAGCGGCAAAAAATTCTATGGTGGAGTGGTTATCTCACTCACAGGTACTCGGTAAAGTTCCCACGAAGATTGAATGTACAGGAACATTTGACTTGCATGGAATGCGATATTACATATTTAAATACAAAAGAAGCCTCCTGGGAAAATGGCTGCTGGGGGTGTGCGGCGGCTACGAGGGGGAAGCGCTGGAACACTGCGGCCATGTCTACAGCAATATGGAGGAATACCATGAGGCGGCTTCTGTGAAAGCAGCCACAGAGATTGTGGAACAACTCCGAGCCTATTGGATGGAGCAGGCAAAACAGGAGGAAAGGCGCAAGGAGAACAGTGGAAAATTTGCTGGTTTTGTCTTATTATCAGAGCCCTGCTGGGATAAGCAGCAGCTAATTTTAGACCTGAAAGAAAAATGGGATTTGGATGTGGCGGAGGATGAAGATGATAAGGGAAACGATGTCCCCCTGGTGTTTTATATTGGTAATATGACCGCTGCGGCCAGCCTGATGCCTGCTCCAGTTCCCGATGGCGAAGCAGAGAAAAATGCGGAAAACAATTATATGTGGCCGGAAGCTGTGAATACAGCTAGAGCGCATAAGGCACATCTCTTAGTCGCTGTGCTGGGCAAGGAAGAAAATCTTTTGGAACGCGGCAAGCTCTTTACCAAGATTGTCTCCTGCTGCTGTAGGCAGAAAAACGCTACCGGTGTCTATACCAGCGGAGTTGTGTTTGAGCCGCGCGTTTATGAGGGTTTTGCGGATATGATGAAGGAGGATGATCTCCCTGTCTTTAACTGGATCTGGTTTGGACTTTACCGAAGTGAGAAGGGCGTATGCTGCTACACCTATGGCATGGATATATTTGGAAAGGACGAGATGGAAGTGTTGGACGCCAAAGCCGAGCCATCAGAGGTACGGGACTTCCTGGTCAGTCTGGTATCCTATGTTCTGGAATATGATGTAATCCTGCGTGACGGGGAGACCATCGGCTTTACAGCGGACGATAAGCATACCATCACCTTAAACGAGGGTGTTTCCCTGCCGGGAATGACCTTGAAAATCGGTTTTCAGGAGTCATGACAGCAGTCTGTCTTTGGAACTGCTCTATAGTTTGAGCATATTAAGGATAGCTCAGAAGAAGGGCCAAATGAATCCGGTGAATGCCATATCTACCAGCAGCGTTCAAATACACAATACCAATACGTCCGCTGTGCCGCAGGAGAAGGCAGAACGGGAGCTGGACGCATTTTCCAGAGTTGATATTTCCGTAGAACTATCGGATGTGTCTTTTCGGCCTGCTGATAGTTATGGGATAGAACTGCTGTGGTACAATCAACAGTTAAATCCGACTTATCGAGTGGACAACGGAACACTTGTAGTCACTTCACCTGAACATGGAAAACTTTCTTTTGACAAGGAGGTTCCAAATGGTCAAATTATTGTATATTTGCCTGAAGCAGTTCACTTGGACAAAGTTTCTGTCAAAACGGACATGGGGAGCATATAAATTGCGGATAAGGAAATCGGTGTTCTAACTATAGAGTGTGATGCTGGAAAGACTGTTCTGAATCGCGTATCAGCTCAGACGATGGAACTATCTAATGAAATGGGTTCTGTTATGATTGACAGCAGTACAGGAGTCAAAACCACGGATATACAATGTGATGCAGGCGATATTGAAATAACAGGAGATATTCAGGGCAAAATAAATCTGAACAATGATATGGGGCATGTTATAATCAAAACAACAACGGCTGCTGCGTTCATCAACTCTAATCTGACGGTAGATATGGGAACATTGCTGGTAGATGGCAGGGAATATAAAGAGGACTTCACCCAAAATGGTGAGCCGTATTCGATCTGGGCAAGGACTAAAATGGGTAAGATGGAAGTCTATCATTTAACTGCCATTGATAAAGAAGCTACGGTCAGAAACCCATAAGGTGATTGGTAGCAGTTGGAGTGTTTGTAGCTTTTGCAAATAAATAAAAGTCAAAGCCTTTGCAGGCATACTAGGAGGAGGTGTTCTAATGAAAATAGAAATAGGGAAAGCATTTCCACAGTATTTCAAACCCTTATACCCAGAGGAATTTGAATTATTTTCACATTTCGAAACGACAGCAGGCATACCAACCGTTTTATTTGCAATCACGACTTGGAAAGAAAACGGAAAGCCGAATGTCTGTTTTCACGCATGGAGTTGTTTTCATGGCGATAAGACAGCTTTTTTTGCTGTCATGGGAAACCTTTATCAGCATACCCATACCTATGCAAATATTCAAAGAGAAAAGTGCTTTTGTATCAATTTTTTGCCGATAAGCTGTTATGATAAGCTGGTAGATACCATTAACCATAACGATTACGACGCAGATGAATTTTCAGTGGGAAATTTTTCTGTTGTAAATGCCAAAACCATTCATGCCCCCATGATACAGGAAGCATTTGTAAACATAGAGTGTACCTTAAAAGAAACACAGGATTTAAGCGGTGCAGGTATTACGTCAATGATCATTGGACAGGTACAGCATATTTCTGTTGAAGAAGAATATGCACAGGGGTATGAAAAACGATATAGAAAAGATGGTTTTATGATGTTGATTCCTGCCCCACAGGACTTGAAAACCGGAGAACCTAATCAATCAGCGATTGCGACGGTAAACATTGAAAAGTATGATTGATAAATTGGAATTTGTGAAGGAGATAATAGAATGGATATAAGTGAATTTTTATGGACAAGAGAAC is part of the [Clostridium] symbiosum genome and encodes:
- a CDS encoding DUF4097 domain-containing protein, producing the protein MNPVNAISTSSVQIHNTNTSAVPQEKAERELDAFSRVDISVELSDVSFRPADSYGIELLWYNQQLNPTYRVDNGTLVVTSPEHGKLSFDKEVPNGQIIVYLPEAVHLDKVSVKTDMGSI
- a CDS encoding DUF4097 family beta strand repeat-containing protein, with product MECDAGKTVLNRVSAQTMELSNEMGSVMIDSSTGVKTTDIQCDAGDIEITGDIQGKINLNNDMGHVIIKTTTAAAFINSNLTVDMGTLLVDGREYKEDFTQNGEPYSIWARTKMGKMEVYHLTAIDKEATVRNP
- a CDS encoding EAL domain-containing protein — translated: MKRRKSYIIPVGCILAFMLLAVIGIMCDGSRGLQRMLSDSIHQTLNETAGQQTFNLHQKIEADISALNNIALQLEKLPQKELDSYLDQVIQNTGFSVLAQVGTDGVGIDNKGNKLEVFDDALFRQVMKGETVVGDVEDSLFADKTVIPVMVPVIPDDAGTPIAVLIGGYTPQKLNNLFLPSFDGKGVTYMVSMSGSVVLPTDDTGSQDVPFENARDYMKVIKGSNQECVLSDIQQGKSGHMVFDINGIRWHCHYNPVGYGGWYIFTLLRHDIGTAYATEITSRLTAASGLVLICLLVCGLLIMRQQRRHMAILEKVAYYDELCKCPNLSRFKLDVQKFIDDHPEDMVLMTKFDIRGFKLLNKILGEDVGNTVLITIAATLEQERKIKCYCRAHDDEFYVFLCCPTPEELDIARANVWNQFFEHMGTGFSYPIEVIEGRYFMSFDNCRSAVEAVEKTNIAHGKAKELGEKVCTYDEELVKQALWKQQVEHQLDAALENGEFKIYLQAQYSLSDEKLASAEALVRWEKEGILIPPNDFIPILEQKGLITKLDFYVFEQVCRVMQKWENEGRPPIEIAVNFSRRHLENLDFIQDLCGLADQYGIQHHLLVVELTETAMWDNEKIIIQMVEQLHKNGFLMAMDDFGTGYSSLSLLKNLPVDIMKIDRSFFSDNQYRDRARILISNVMNMAKQLGMVTVAEGIEEKRHIEFLRQVSCDKVQGYYFARPVPAESFWTGMEEDAEKGK
- a CDS encoding flavin reductase, with translation MKIEIGKAFPQYFKPLYPEEFELFSHFETTAGIPTVLFAITTWKENGKPNVCFHAWSCFHGDKTAFFAVMGNLYQHTHTYANIQREKCFCINFLPISCYDKLVDTINHNDYDADEFSVGNFSVVNAKTIHAPMIQEAFVNIECTLKETQDLSGAGITSMIIGQVQHISVEEEYAQGYEKRYRKDGFMMLIPAPQDLKTGEPNQSAIATVNIEKYD
- a CDS encoding DUF3916 domain-containing protein produces the protein MKNPKTRGQKRKLNRLLNDINKIQLSFDCVGEYEHYHVPCGWWISERKTSSTVKTEFCKKWLDKTQEIINSKPQNDKFCRIVADITSPDFWNSQISPQGGFI
- a CDS encoding DUF1963 domain-containing protein, encoding MRTYKIDAFISQSNSQRYITRFGGQPDWIAVPHWPVSLPWDNRPLKFIGQIRLNDFYEELKDLTLAYIFMTQPEDEADPFFDPDIIYPDEGENAIIIQPNGKIPEYIHTENFCVGPTVDSEAIWIPQITENEEISTTEFKQIDVDKFCGIPAFFQNSKVESDNILLLQLHTNWLPFYINAGGAPTMFTFINGKKDGGFILIEDM